In the genome of Candidatus Nanopelagicales bacterium, one region contains:
- the amrA gene encoding AmmeMemoRadiSam system protein A: MLSDTDRELALDLAVRAIDEGLRTGRRWHPEHGVLTPALREVRASFVTLHRDGALRGCIGSLVATDPLGFDVARRAQDAAFSDPRFAPVAAAEVDHLHVEVSVLSVPEPVLVTGWAELREIVRPGVDGLVVQAGYQRGTFLPAVWKQLPDPEGFLDALWRKAGMVPRSWPRGLEISRYSTEEFGRQARANARR, translated from the coding sequence GTGCTGTCCGACACCGACCGCGAGCTCGCGCTGGACCTGGCGGTGCGCGCCATCGACGAGGGCCTGCGCACCGGCCGCCGCTGGCACCCCGAGCACGGGGTCCTCACCCCCGCGCTGCGCGAGGTGCGTGCCTCGTTCGTGACGCTGCACCGGGACGGGGCGCTACGCGGCTGCATCGGCAGCCTGGTGGCGACCGACCCGCTGGGGTTCGACGTGGCGCGCCGGGCCCAGGACGCCGCGTTCTCCGACCCGCGGTTCGCGCCGGTGGCCGCCGCGGAGGTCGACCACCTGCACGTGGAGGTGTCGGTGCTGTCGGTGCCCGAGCCGGTCCTGGTGACGGGGTGGGCCGAACTGCGGGAGATCGTCCGCCCCGGCGTCGATGGCCTGGTGGTGCAGGCGGGCTACCAGCGCGGCACGTTCCTGCCCGCCGTGTGGAAGCAACTGCCCGACCCCGAGGGGTTCCTGGACGCGCTGTGGCGCAAGGCCGGGATGGTGCCGCGCAGCTGGCCGCGCGGGCTGGAGATCTCCCGGTACTCGACCGAGGAGTTCGGCCGTCAGGCGCGGGCGAACGCGCGCCGGTAG
- the amrB gene encoding AmmeMemoRadiSam system protein B — MTGVRPAAVAGRFYPADPGRLTADIAAYLSAPAPRGPVDIASASGMRALVVPHAGYVFSGPTAGVGYRLLPALAGLVERVVLLGPAHYVPVPGVAVSSADAWETPLGDATVDAAARDAVLARGRDLAPQHGLLVEVDDRAHAPEHCLEVQVPFLQQALPGVPIVPLLVGSRDSPAVADLLRPWWDDPATLLLVSTDLSHYEPQRVAQQLDARTADAVCRVDADDIGDRDACGARPLRAVLRLAAADGTRVRLLDLRTSADTAGDPYRVVGYGAFAVGA; from the coding sequence ATGACGGGGGTACGCCCGGCCGCCGTCGCCGGGCGCTTCTACCCGGCCGACCCCGGCCGGCTCACCGCCGACATCGCCGCGTACCTGTCCGCGCCCGCCCCGCGGGGCCCCGTCGACATCGCGTCCGCCAGCGGCATGCGGGCCCTGGTCGTACCGCACGCGGGGTACGTCTTCTCCGGACCCACGGCCGGCGTCGGCTACCGGCTGCTGCCCGCGCTCGCGGGCCTGGTGGAGCGGGTCGTCCTGCTGGGGCCCGCGCACTACGTCCCCGTGCCCGGTGTCGCGGTGTCCTCCGCGGACGCGTGGGAGACACCGCTCGGGGACGCCACGGTCGACGCCGCGGCGCGCGACGCGGTCCTCGCCCGGGGCCGGGACCTGGCGCCGCAGCACGGGCTGCTGGTCGAGGTCGACGACCGGGCCCACGCGCCGGAGCACTGCCTGGAGGTGCAGGTGCCGTTCCTGCAGCAGGCGCTCCCGGGGGTGCCGATCGTGCCGCTGCTGGTGGGCAGTCGCGACTCCCCGGCGGTCGCGGACCTGTTGCGGCCGTGGTGGGACGACCCCGCGACGCTGCTGCTGGTGAGCACCGATCTGTCCCACTACGAGCCGCAGCGGGTGGCGCAGCAGCTGGACGCGCGCACCGCCGACGCCGTGTGCCGGGTCGACGCCGACGACATCGGCGACCGCGACGCCTGCGGCGCGAGACCGCTGCGCGCGGTGCTGCGGCTGGCAGCCGCCGACGGTACCCGGGTCCGGCTGCTCGACCTGCGCACCTCGGCCGACACCGCCGGGGACCCGTACCGCGTGGTGGGCTACGGCGCGTTCGCCGTGGGCGCCTGA
- the amrS gene encoding AmmeMemoRadiSam system radical SAM enzyme encodes MATAVRESAYPTTAFHALGDGRLQCDVCPRACALHDGQRGLCFVRRRQGDTIVLTTYGRSSGFCVDPIEKKPLHHVLPGSSVFSFGTAGCNLTCRFCQNWDISKSRETDTLADAAAPATIARTALDLGCRSVAFTYNDPTIFYEYARDTAIASHEAGLLTVSVTAGYISPGPRAEMYEHIDAVNVDLKAFEEDFYHRVCSAHLAPVLDSIEWFVGHGIWTELTTLLIPGLNDSDDELDRMTRWVVATVGPDVPMHFTAFHPDFKMRDIPPTPPATLTRAREIARGNGVRYAYTGNVHDPLGGSTMCPGCGAVVIERDWYVIGDYRLTDDGRCTGCGTRIAGIFDGPPGGWGPRRVPVHLADPGWDHHGTGGRS; translated from the coding sequence ATGGCGACGGCAGTGCGCGAGTCGGCGTACCCGACGACAGCGTTCCACGCGCTGGGCGACGGGCGGCTGCAGTGTGACGTGTGCCCGCGCGCGTGCGCCCTGCACGACGGCCAGCGCGGCCTGTGCTTCGTCCGCCGGCGCCAGGGCGACACGATCGTGCTCACGACGTACGGCCGAAGCAGCGGGTTCTGCGTCGACCCGATCGAGAAGAAGCCGCTCCACCACGTCCTGCCGGGGTCGTCGGTGTTCTCGTTCGGCACCGCGGGCTGCAACCTGACCTGCCGCTTCTGCCAGAACTGGGACATCTCCAAGTCGCGCGAGACGGACACGCTGGCCGACGCCGCCGCGCCCGCGACGATCGCCCGCACCGCTCTCGACCTCGGCTGCCGCAGCGTCGCGTTCACGTACAACGACCCGACGATCTTCTACGAGTACGCGCGCGACACGGCGATCGCCAGCCACGAGGCCGGGCTGCTCACCGTGTCGGTCACGGCCGGCTACATCTCGCCCGGTCCGCGCGCGGAGATGTACGAGCACATCGACGCCGTCAACGTGGACCTGAAGGCGTTCGAGGAGGACTTCTACCACCGGGTCTGCTCCGCGCACCTGGCACCGGTTCTCGACTCGATCGAGTGGTTCGTCGGTCACGGCATCTGGACCGAGCTGACCACCCTGCTCATCCCCGGGCTCAACGACTCCGACGACGAGCTGGACCGGATGACGCGGTGGGTGGTGGCGACGGTCGGCCCCGACGTACCGATGCACTTCACCGCGTTCCACCCCGACTTCAAGATGCGCGACATCCCTCCCACTCCCCCCGCGACGCTGACGCGGGCCCGCGAGATCGCGCGCGGCAACGGGGTGCGCTACGCCTACACCGGCAACGTGCACGACCCGCTCGGCGGCTCCACCATGTGCCCGGGGTGCGGCGCCGTGGTGATCGAGCGCGACTGGTACGTGATCGGCGACTACCGGCTCACCGACGACGGCCGCTGCACCGGGTGCGGCACCCGCATCGCCGGCATCTTCGACGGACCGCCCGGCGGATGGGGACCGCGCCGGGTCCCCGTGCACCTCGCCGATCCGGGCTGGGACCACCACGGCACGGGAGGCCGCTCATGA
- a CDS encoding antibiotic biosynthesis monooxygenase, whose protein sequence is MHARTIQASIVPGKVDEALALYRDEILPVLRTMPGYVSTTVMVDRDDHRALVSTVWDSQEAAEATGEGSEYLNRMLSHVRFVLVSRDIHHWDVPIADRATSAGE, encoded by the coding sequence ATGCACGCCCGCACCATCCAGGCCAGCATCGTGCCGGGGAAGGTCGACGAGGCCCTGGCCCTGTACCGCGACGAGATCCTGCCGGTGCTGCGCACCATGCCCGGCTACGTCTCCACCACCGTGATGGTCGACCGCGACGACCACCGCGCACTGGTGTCGACCGTGTGGGACTCCCAGGAGGCGGCGGAGGCCACCGGCGAGGGCTCGGAGTACCTCAACCGGATGCTGTCCCACGTCCGCTTCGTCCTGGTGTCCCGCGACATCCACCACTGGGACGTCCCCATCGCCGACCGCGCGACGAGCGCGGGGGAGTAG
- a CDS encoding carbohydrate kinase family protein, with product MTGRPDGGRGLLLVAGTLLVDEVLTLRRPPAAGTQQRAVARRVSGGGQVWHTARAAAVAGADVAVTGHRGDDAEGAELARRLTALGVRDALVAVGRSRRAVVLDSPPHERAIVSLPEEAADALPPLKDEDLLARVGWVHLDGYGLDARCGRLLLSLASWADARGVPVSLEPPSLAGLAARRERLPSLPRLSLLSGRPEEVSAVLPLLAASPRVVVEHDGPRPVTWSGHAGSLRLPVPRHDDIDTLGAGDRFTGGLLAAVLRGADPAAALRAGIEAAGLP from the coding sequence GTGACGGGACGCCCGGACGGGGGACGTGGCCTGCTGCTGGTCGCCGGCACCCTGCTGGTCGACGAGGTGCTCACGCTGCGCCGCCCGCCCGCCGCGGGCACCCAGCAGCGCGCCGTGGCCCGTCGGGTGTCCGGGGGCGGACAGGTGTGGCACACCGCGCGCGCCGCGGCGGTCGCGGGGGCCGACGTCGCCGTCACCGGGCACCGGGGTGATGACGCGGAGGGCGCGGAGCTGGCCCGCCGGCTCACCGCGCTGGGGGTCCGGGACGCGCTGGTCGCCGTCGGTCGGTCCCGCCGGGCCGTGGTGCTGGACTCCCCGCCGCACGAGCGGGCGATCGTGTCGCTGCCGGAGGAGGCCGCGGACGCGCTGCCGCCGCTGAAGGACGAGGACCTGCTTGCGCGCGTCGGGTGGGTGCACCTGGACGGGTACGGCCTGGACGCGCGGTGTGGTCGGCTGCTGCTGTCGCTGGCCTCGTGGGCCGACGCGCGCGGGGTGCCGGTGTCCCTGGAGCCGCCGTCCCTGGCCGGGCTGGCGGCCCGGCGCGAGCGGCTGCCGTCGCTCCCCCGGCTCTCGCTGCTGAGCGGTCGCCCGGAGGAGGTGTCGGCGGTCCTACCGCTGCTGGCCGCGTCGCCGCGGGTGGTCGTGGAGCACGACGGGCCGCGCCCGGTCACCTGGAGCGGTCACGCCGGTTCGCTGCGACTCCCCGTTCCCCGTCACGACGACATCGACACCCTGGGCGCGGGGGACCGGTTCACCGGCGGCCTGCTCGCCGCCGTGCTGCGCGGCGCGGACCCGGCCGCTGCGCTGCGTGCCGGGATCGAGGCTGCCGGCCTGCCCTGA
- a CDS encoding TetR/AcrR family transcriptional regulator, with the protein MTTARSATGPKRRGQTPVVGRPRDDAIDTAVLAAALRRLAVSGLEGMSISAVAEDAGTTRAAVYRRWPTKLDLAVSAVAALAEVDPPTPTDDPYEDLVAELEHFRHCITDASALALAGVMLQDGVDPRFARRYREHLVRPRRTRIRSCLDRGVEAGLLDADADLDVAGSLPTGSWYAFALGGRPVPRDWARRAAALVWRACGGDPT; encoded by the coding sequence GTGACCACCGCGCGATCGGCCACCGGGCCGAAGCGGCGCGGCCAGACCCCCGTGGTGGGTCGGCCGCGTGACGACGCGATCGACACGGCCGTCCTGGCCGCGGCGCTGCGCCGCCTGGCGGTCTCCGGGCTGGAGGGGATGTCCATCTCCGCGGTCGCCGAGGATGCCGGCACCACGCGCGCCGCGGTGTACCGACGTTGGCCGACCAAGCTCGACCTGGCCGTGTCCGCGGTGGCGGCCCTCGCCGAAGTCGACCCCCCGACGCCGACCGACGATCCGTACGAGGACCTCGTCGCCGAGCTCGAGCACTTCCGGCACTGCATCACCGACGCCTCGGCCCTGGCCCTTGCCGGCGTCATGCTGCAGGACGGCGTCGACCCCCGGTTCGCCCGCCGCTACCGCGAGCACCTGGTGCGCCCGCGGCGGACCAGGATCCGGTCCTGCCTGGACCGCGGGGTCGAGGCGGGTCTGCTCGACGCCGACGCGGACCTCGACGTGGCGGGTTCCCTGCCGACCGGGTCCTGGTACGCCTTCGCCCTCGGCGGTCGGCCGGTGCCGCGGGACTGGGCGCGCCGGGCGGCCGCGCTGGTGTGGCGCGCCTGCGGCGGCGACCCGACCTGA
- a CDS encoding type 1 glutamine amidotransferase domain-containing protein — protein sequence MVASISTQAPAKRVVMVVSNPSVSAQTGWPIGFWWSELTHPYWEFVERGYEVTIASPDGGAVVADAYSDPEDPSGYSAHDVVSLGFKHSPTHRALLDATVPLSDIHARDYDGVFLVGGQAPMYTFVDNPEVHRVIAEFVEAGRPTAVVCHATSALLKARTSDGRLVVEGRTWTGFANSEEQFADDVVGQRIQPFWIEDEARALDGTNFVVHGRFVPFAVRDGNLITGQQQYSGAAAARLVIEALGV from the coding sequence GTGGTCGCCAGCATCAGCACCCAGGCACCGGCCAAGCGGGTCGTCATGGTGGTGTCCAACCCGTCGGTGTCGGCCCAGACCGGCTGGCCGATCGGCTTCTGGTGGTCCGAGCTCACCCACCCCTACTGGGAGTTCGTGGAGCGCGGGTACGAGGTCACGATCGCCAGCCCCGACGGTGGCGCGGTCGTGGCCGACGCGTACAGCGACCCCGAGGACCCCTCCGGCTACTCCGCGCACGACGTGGTCAGCCTGGGCTTCAAGCACAGCCCCACCCACCGGGCCCTGCTGGACGCCACCGTCCCCCTGTCGGACATCCACGCCCGTGACTACGACGGCGTCTTCCTGGTCGGCGGCCAGGCCCCGATGTACACGTTCGTGGACAACCCCGAGGTGCACCGGGTCATCGCCGAGTTCGTCGAGGCGGGGCGACCGACGGCGGTCGTCTGCCATGCGACCAGTGCCTTGCTCAAGGCGCGGACCTCCGACGGCCGGCTGGTCGTGGAGGGCAGGACGTGGACCGGGTTCGCGAACTCCGAGGAGCAGTTCGCCGACGACGTCGTCGGTCAGCGGATCCAGCCGTTCTGGATCGAGGACGAGGCCCGCGCGCTCGACGGGACCAACTTCGTCGTGCACGGCCGGTTCGTCCCGTTCGCCGTCCGCGACGGCAACCTCATCACCGGCCAGCAGCAGTACTCCGGTGCTGCCGCCGCCCGCCTCGTCATCGAGGCCCTCGGTGTCTGA
- a CDS encoding NAD(P)-binding domain-containing protein: MSESGRTSPLRIAVLGAGRVGGTLGRRWAELGHDVVFGVRDPGRPRPDLGPAPLLASPADAVRGADIVLVSLPWAATEDVLRSVDVGSAVVVDATNPLAAGARELQDDPRLSGAELVAGWTGSRRVTKAFNTTGSANMADPRYLGATPVLPIAGDDAEAKVLVAELARSLGLDPVDAGPLAAARDLEHLAALWIRLAYPLGNGPDIAFALLRRTPADDR, encoded by the coding sequence GTGTCTGAGTCGGGCCGGACCTCACCGCTTCGGATCGCGGTGCTGGGTGCCGGACGCGTCGGCGGGACGCTGGGTCGCCGGTGGGCCGAACTCGGGCACGACGTCGTATTCGGGGTCCGGGACCCCGGGCGACCCCGCCCCGACCTCGGTCCGGCGCCGCTACTCGCGTCGCCGGCCGACGCGGTGCGCGGTGCCGATATCGTCCTGGTCTCGCTGCCGTGGGCCGCGACCGAAGACGTGCTGAGGTCCGTCGACGTCGGCAGCGCCGTCGTGGTCGATGCCACCAACCCGCTCGCCGCCGGCGCGCGCGAGCTCCAGGACGACCCCCGGCTCTCCGGGGCCGAACTGGTCGCCGGCTGGACCGGCAGCCGGCGGGTGACCAAGGCGTTCAACACCACCGGGTCCGCGAACATGGCCGACCCGCGCTACCTGGGTGCGACACCGGTGCTGCCCATCGCTGGCGACGACGCCGAGGCCAAGGTGTTGGTCGCCGAGCTGGCACGCTCGCTCGGCCTTGACCCCGTCGACGCCGGACCACTGGCGGCCGCGCGCGACCTCGAGCACCTGGCCGCGCTGTGGATCCGGCTGGCGTACCCGCTGGGCAACGGTCCGGACATCGCCTTCGCCCTCCTGCGCCGGACGCCGGCGGACGACCGATGA
- a CDS encoding low temperature requirement protein A — protein sequence MSTPTDPATTSDGSGSRRLLRPVVMRDRTAAHRAATPLELLFDLCFVVAVAVLAADLHHGLAENHALSAVVTYAVLFVPIWWAWMSYTWFATAFDNDDVLFRILTLAQMGGVLVLAATLPTAAAGNPVPFTLAYTAMRLPLVVQWLRAAHDDSAHRVFAQRYAIGTLAAQAVWLLALAVPLPWRLAVWALALAVDLLTPPWAVKAAPGRVFHVGHIAERYGLFTIIVLGETLLAVAVGARDVVDAGTVDLTSVTICAAALVIAFALWWIYFDALGREALERNRRAAFVWGYGHLLLYAAIAAIGAGVQAQLDDHGGELPAGAAFFVAVPAAVALASMAWLQLSANLRRASALTLLVASVVVLLLPVVLRSAPAWVDALVAAAVVVVVAVETRGAAARR from the coding sequence ATGAGCACGCCGACCGATCCGGCCACCACCTCCGACGGCTCCGGCTCCCGGCGGCTGCTCCGCCCGGTGGTGATGCGCGACCGCACCGCCGCGCACCGGGCGGCCACCCCGCTGGAGCTGCTGTTCGACCTGTGCTTCGTGGTCGCCGTCGCGGTCCTCGCCGCCGACCTCCACCACGGCCTCGCCGAGAACCACGCGCTGTCCGCCGTCGTGACCTACGCGGTCCTGTTCGTGCCGATCTGGTGGGCCTGGATGTCCTACACCTGGTTCGCCACGGCCTTCGACAACGATGACGTGCTCTTCCGCATCCTCACCCTCGCCCAGATGGGCGGGGTCCTCGTGCTGGCGGCCACGCTGCCCACCGCGGCGGCCGGCAACCCCGTCCCGTTCACGTTGGCGTACACCGCGATGCGGCTGCCGCTGGTCGTCCAGTGGCTTCGCGCCGCGCACGACGACTCCGCGCACCGGGTCTTCGCCCAGCGGTACGCGATCGGCACCCTCGCCGCCCAGGCGGTGTGGCTGCTGGCCCTCGCGGTCCCGCTGCCCTGGCGCCTGGCGGTCTGGGCGCTGGCGCTGGCGGTGGACCTGCTCACCCCGCCGTGGGCGGTCAAGGCGGCTCCGGGCCGGGTCTTCCACGTCGGGCACATCGCCGAGCGGTACGGCCTGTTCACCATCATCGTGCTCGGCGAGACCCTGCTCGCCGTCGCCGTGGGTGCCCGCGACGTCGTCGATGCCGGCACCGTCGACCTGACGTCCGTTACCATCTGCGCCGCGGCGCTCGTGATCGCCTTCGCCCTGTGGTGGATCTACTTCGACGCGCTCGGCCGCGAGGCGCTGGAGCGCAACCGACGCGCCGCGTTCGTCTGGGGCTACGGCCACCTGCTGCTCTACGCCGCCATCGCCGCCATCGGCGCCGGTGTGCAGGCGCAGCTCGACGACCACGGCGGTGAGCTTCCGGCCGGGGCCGCCTTCTTCGTCGCCGTACCCGCCGCGGTCGCGCTGGCCTCGATGGCGTGGCTGCAGCTGTCGGCGAACCTGAGGCGCGCCTCGGCCCTGACGCTGCTGGTCGCCTCCGTCGTGGTCCTCCTCCTGCCCGTGGTGCTGCGGTCGGCACCGGCGTGGGTGGACGCCCTGGTCGCCGCCGCCGTCGTGGTCGTGGTGGCCGTGGAGACCCGGGGGGCTGCCGCCCGCCGGTGA
- a CDS encoding ABC transporter ATP-binding protein, which yields MAAVEVVDLVKTYGELAAVAGVSFRIEEREVVALLGPNGAGKTTTVEILEGYRRRDSGSVDVLGFDPATGGRAYRARIGIVLQEAGFEDAFSVRELVRLQAGFYPSPRPVDDVIEMVDLVDKADARVKTLSGGQRRRLDLALGIVGNPEVLFLDEPTTGFDPSARRRAWELIDRLRDLGTTILLTTHYMDEAEHLADRLLVMARGLLVAEGTADELAADAGAETRISFQLPTGLSASDLPSVGAGTTLVGDGVELRSLTPTADVHALTGWALERGVDLVDLGLARPDLEDVYLRLTDGAGSPELPSEGEPES from the coding sequence GTGGCCGCCGTCGAGGTCGTGGACCTGGTCAAGACGTACGGGGAGCTCGCCGCCGTCGCGGGCGTGAGCTTCCGGATCGAGGAGCGTGAGGTCGTCGCGCTGCTCGGGCCCAACGGCGCAGGCAAGACGACGACGGTGGAGATCCTGGAGGGCTACCGCCGCCGCGACTCCGGGTCGGTCGACGTGCTCGGGTTCGACCCCGCGACGGGCGGCCGGGCCTACCGCGCGCGGATCGGCATCGTGCTGCAGGAGGCGGGGTTCGAGGACGCGTTCTCCGTACGCGAGCTGGTGCGCCTGCAGGCCGGCTTCTACCCGAGCCCCCGTCCGGTCGACGACGTGATCGAGATGGTCGACCTGGTGGACAAGGCGGATGCGCGGGTCAAGACGCTGTCGGGCGGGCAGCGGCGCCGGCTCGACCTGGCGCTGGGCATCGTCGGCAATCCCGAGGTGCTGTTCCTCGACGAGCCGACGACCGGGTTCGACCCGTCGGCCCGCCGCCGCGCCTGGGAGCTCATCGACCGGTTGCGTGACCTGGGGACGACGATCCTGCTGACGACGCACTACATGGACGAGGCCGAGCACCTCGCCGACCGGTTGCTCGTCATGGCCCGGGGTCTGCTCGTCGCCGAGGGCACCGCCGACGAGCTGGCCGCCGACGCCGGCGCGGAGACCCGCATCAGCTTCCAGCTGCCCACGGGACTGTCGGCGTCCGACCTGCCGTCGGTCGGGGCGGGCACGACCCTGGTGGGCGACGGGGTCGAGCTGCGGTCGCTCACCCCGACGGCCGACGTCCACGCGCTGACCGGGTGGGCCCTCGAGCGGGGCGTGGACCTCGTCGACCTGGGGCTGGCCCGGCCGGACCTGGAGGACGTCTACCTCCGCCTCACCGACGGGGCCGGATCCCCGGAGCTGCCGAGCGAGGGGGAGCCGGAGTCGTGA
- a CDS encoding ABC transporter permease produces the protein MSTSASVRPPAAAPAWPSTTGLVVRQTRHDLVGIRRTPVVLFFALAFPVGFFILLASVIGNETIDSRSGIRYAQFLAPAFAAFGIAMATFAFLAIGLAEIRFNGVLRRLSGTPLPAWVLLAGRVLAGTVLAFGSVLLLVAVGMAFYDVQMVWRTLPAVIVTVLVAAMSFSALGLAVAAWAPSMQAATALANGIVITLAFISDLFIVGTLPGWLDTLGWVFPLKHLVNALGDEFNPMLDGSGFYPGHLAVIAAWGVAGAVLAWWGVRRAATGAGGGAADLGTAPASASGRSARSATRDGTPRHTGRVPVGGLVLDQVRHANSGIWRDWSAVFFGVGFPLLLAVLLTTVFGGKEAETDEGVRLGQLFAATMTMYGAAVISYVTLPEGLAEMRQAGVLRRWSGTPLPSWALLAGRAVSAVWVALVAMALVYAAMVPVFGVVIPPTWIVGVAILVVSTLSFAALGMAVVSLVRSTQAVLAVCLGSLITLAFFSDIFIIGAPFPDLLNTVSWILPLRPAVNSLVDAMAADAAFPALNPGWMATVIAWGIAGVVVTMLRSRASRGTD, from the coding sequence GTGAGCACCTCCGCGTCGGTGCGTCCGCCCGCCGCCGCGCCCGCCTGGCCGTCCACGACCGGCCTGGTCGTCCGGCAGACCCGGCACGACCTGGTCGGGATCCGCCGGACACCTGTGGTCCTGTTCTTCGCGCTGGCGTTCCCCGTCGGCTTCTTCATCCTGCTGGCCTCGGTCATCGGCAACGAGACCATCGACAGCAGGTCCGGCATCCGCTACGCGCAGTTCCTCGCGCCGGCGTTCGCGGCGTTCGGCATCGCGATGGCGACCTTCGCGTTCCTGGCGATCGGGCTCGCAGAGATCCGTTTCAACGGGGTGCTGCGGCGGCTGTCCGGGACCCCGCTGCCGGCCTGGGTCCTGCTCGCCGGCCGGGTGCTGGCGGGAACGGTGCTCGCCTTCGGATCGGTGCTGCTCCTCGTCGCGGTGGGGATGGCCTTCTACGACGTCCAGATGGTGTGGCGCACGCTGCCCGCCGTGATCGTGACCGTCCTCGTCGCGGCGATGTCGTTCAGTGCGCTGGGGCTCGCCGTGGCGGCCTGGGCCCCGTCGATGCAGGCGGCGACGGCCCTGGCGAACGGCATCGTGATCACGCTCGCGTTCATCTCCGACCTCTTCATCGTCGGCACGCTTCCGGGCTGGCTCGACACCCTGGGCTGGGTGTTCCCGCTGAAGCACCTGGTGAACGCGCTCGGCGACGAGTTCAACCCGATGCTCGACGGCAGCGGCTTCTACCCGGGGCACCTGGCCGTGATCGCGGCCTGGGGTGTCGCTGGCGCCGTCCTCGCCTGGTGGGGCGTCCGTCGCGCGGCCACGGGAGCCGGCGGCGGGGCGGCGGACCTCGGCACCGCGCCGGCGTCCGCATCGGGCCGGTCCGCGCGGTCGGCGACCCGAGACGGGACCCCGCGCCACACCGGGCGCGTACCCGTCGGCGGCCTGGTGCTGGACCAGGTGCGGCACGCGAACTCGGGCATCTGGCGGGACTGGAGCGCGGTCTTCTTCGGCGTCGGATTCCCGCTGCTGCTCGCGGTCCTGCTGACGACCGTGTTCGGCGGCAAGGAGGCCGAGACGGACGAGGGCGTACGGCTCGGCCAGCTGTTCGCGGCGACCATGACCATGTACGGCGCGGCCGTCATCTCGTACGTGACCCTGCCCGAGGGGCTGGCGGAGATGCGTCAGGCGGGCGTGCTCCGCCGCTGGTCCGGCACGCCGCTGCCCAGCTGGGCGCTGCTGGCCGGTCGGGCGGTGTCGGCGGTGTGGGTGGCGCTGGTCGCCATGGCTCTGGTGTACGCCGCCATGGTCCCGGTGTTCGGGGTCGTGATTCCGCCGACGTGGATCGTGGGCGTCGCGATCCTCGTCGTGTCCACCCTGTCGTTCGCGGCCCTCGGCATGGCGGTCGTGTCGCTGGTGCGGTCCACTCAGGCGGTGCTGGCGGTGTGCCTCGGATCGCTGATCACCCTGGCGTTCTTCAGCGACATCTTCATCATCGGCGCCCCGTTCCCCGACCTGCTGAACACCGTGTCCTGGATCCTCCCCCTGCGGCCGGCCGTGAACTCCCTGGTCGACGCCATGGCCGCGGACGCGGCGTTCCCGGCGCTGAACCCCGGCTGGATGGCCACGGTCATCGCGTGGGGCATCGCCGGCGTGGTCGTGACGATGCTGCGCTCTCGCGCGAGTCGCGGCACCGACTGA
- a CDS encoding DUF1622 domain-containing protein: protein MDYSEAMDLLSRVLEAVGAAIIVAGMVLAAATGARAYRAASLQQRSGGPLNLAAGDGSRGSSGADGGPTSGSSGPAGGTGPGTAAFVVARRTLGRGILLGLEVLVGADIIRTVAVSPTFDSVIVLGLVVLIRTFLSFSLSVEIDGAPPWRRAKGAAAAASRE from the coding sequence GTGGACTACTCCGAGGCGATGGACCTGCTCAGTCGGGTACTGGAGGCCGTGGGTGCCGCGATCATCGTCGCGGGAATGGTGTTGGCGGCGGCGACCGGTGCCCGTGCCTACCGGGCGGCCTCGCTGCAGCAGCGGTCCGGCGGGCCGCTCAACCTCGCGGCGGGGGATGGCTCGCGTGGCTCGTCCGGCGCAGACGGTGGTCCCACGTCGGGGTCGTCCGGCCCGGCCGGGGGCACGGGGCCGGGTACGGCCGCCTTCGTCGTCGCCCGGCGGACGCTGGGCCGCGGCATCCTGCTCGGCCTCGAGGTCCTGGTCGGTGCGGACATCATCCGGACCGTGGCCGTGTCGCCCACCTTCGACAGCGTCATCGTGCTGGGCCTCGTGGTGCTCATCCGCACGTTCCTGAGCTTCTCCCTGTCCGTCGAGATCGACGGCGCCCCGCCCTGGCGCCGGGCGAAAGGGGCTGCCGCCGCGGCGAGTCGGGAGTAG